ttgacattcaataatagtaagataaagcaatgaggaccaaatgggagaccagtgatcagtgtcttgtatcccctgcaatacctcaaatcctacgtacctcactgacaggctccagtatatgtttctgtgaataattcaatttctcccaccctacccatcaacattggtgttcctcagggcagcatacttggcatacttgggtatcctttggaggtgcttatccagttctcacttgaacactgtgaggggattgccagttatgccatgcagttatgcaatgtatgaatctatctataagtccaccaatctttgtaaaaatttcttgtatggatgtaccttacctaaataaacatttatttatttattatttatatttaggattcatcaactgccaaagatattcacatgtcagtataattctggcgagagagaggtttgggaaaagccgttataccaactagtcagcaataagggtgatatttgtggggcacaggcacactcggcctggcccattaacccccaactgacactataactactagctactaggtacatgaacataattacataatttacgtacataatttaaggtacataattactaggtacatgaggactggccattgtactatatagacctgaaaaagtgtaacttagcgacaacaagaaaatattgaatcacaagaccaacgacgaccattcccttaccctgccataaacactgaaatttgacaccctacctctggagccaccctgaccacaggtccaccaactacatttccctccctccaactccctccctccaactagtacacccagaaacaagatatactaggtgaatacacacatacaaggtatactaggtgagtactagttgagtacttacacacaagatattctaggtgagactaggtgagtatacacacacacgcaacatatactaagttagtacacccagaaacaagatatactaggtgaatacacacatacaaggtatactaggtgagtactagttgagtacttacacacaagatattctaggtgagtatacacacacacgcaacatatactaagttagtacacccagaaacaagatatactaggtgaataccctaacaccaacctcctacagtacacaacaccaacctcccacagtacacctcccacagtacacctcccacaggtaaccccaacaccaacctcccacagtacacaacaccaacctcccacagtacacctcccacaggtaaccccagcaccaacctcccacagtacacaacaccaacctcccacagtacacatcccacaggtaaccccagcaccaacctcccacagtacacaacaccaacctcccacagtacacctcccacaggtaaccccagcaccaacctcccacagtacacaacaccaacctcccacagtacacctcccacaggtaaccccagcaccaacctcccacagtacacctcctacaggtaaccccaacaccaacctcacacagtacacctcccacagtaaccccagcaccaacctcccacagtacacaacaccaacctcccacagtacacaacaccaacctcccacagtacacatcccacaggtaaccccagcaccaacctcccacagtacacctcccacaggtaaccccaacaccaacctcccacagtaaccccaacaccatcctcccacagtacacaacaccaacctcccacagtacacatcccacaggtaaccccagcaccaacctcccacagtacacctcccacaggtaaccccaacaccaacctcccacagtacacaacaccaacctcccacagtacacctcccacaggtaaccccagcaccaacctcccacagtacacaacaccaacctcccacagtacacatcccacaggtaaccccagcaccaacctcccacagtacacaacaccaacctcccacagtacacctcccacaggtaaccccagcaccaacctcccacagtacacctcctacaggtaaccccaacaccaacctcacacagtacacctcccacagtaaccccagcaccaacctcccacaggtacaaaatgaagccatgagaattatcttaggatgcccaagaaatgctatgattgagaaaatcaggatggagttgaatctgcagagtattggggatagaattgcagagataaatgtagcttctgccattagattaatgagaggtgggggagctaatgaattggtcctctcagttcaaaaggtgggaagtactgaacaatgtatgatgaagaaaagagcatatatgaataccttatgttctaatgttattaagtatgatgttatttcagagtgtattgctgtgcccaagagaaaatttacaccaccatgggaggattgtaatgtagatgtagtaattactcccttgcaaaagaaaaaaagtatgtatgaaataggagagctgagggcaacatatgattgtataattagaaaattgcctacagaaaacactctactacatgtatattgtgatgggtcagtagctagggatgggaaggcaggatgtatatgttcttaacattctgaaacctatattgtttgctgatgatactacactcatctactccaaccccaacccacatacactaaatactgtaatgttgttaataatgaactaaaaaaagtccacttatggatgtcaaccaacaaactaacacttaacatagaaaagacctactacatcgtatttggaagcaaatctacaaatgcaattcagcttcagatgacaatgtaaacattagcaataacaatgatggaaagtttcttggtctattcttagacaagagactcaacttcagtacccacatacaatacataactaagaaagtctctaaaacagttggtatactctccaaaatcagatattatgtacctaaccctgctctcatctctctatattatacactaatctatccctatctcaactatggtatctgtgcatgggttcaaccactgcaaaccacctcaagtccatcatcacccagcaaaaatctgctatcagaataatatcaaattctgctttcagacaacacacagcccccttgtttaactccctaaacatgctaaacataatctcactccataaattctcttgtgtcaactacatttacaaaaccctgttcttaaatgcaaatcctgctctgaaactcttcctggacagatgtaataggacccattatcaccacaccagaaataaatatctctttgatatccccagagttaaacttgtataaataaataaataaataaataaatatgtttattcaggtaaggtacatacatacaagtaatgttacattaatggatcgatatatagatagagctagtacatacaatgcctaaagccactattacgcaacgcgtttcgggcaggaaaaacattaatatctagaacttaatactaattgagcataaagaataaaatgtgttgagaacaaatacaaataaagataaaaaaaagagggaacatgactgaaaaagcagcacaaatacaataggttgacaaacagtgttgattaaaaaaaaaaaaaaaaataacagacatgggttgacaatagaggggtaaggtaggttagtgaatttattaggtagtgtttagtttttatcttaaactggttgagagaggtacagtctttaacatggttgggaagatcattccacattctgggtcccttgatttgtagagcatttctagtttgattaagtcgtattcttggaatatcaaaactgtatttttttctggtgtggtgctcatgggttctgttacaaccttcaatgaagcttttgagcttatatgtatgtatttgtaatgtatgtatgtaaacaatgtatttattatcatttatcaattctgatagaaattacctacttaaaattatctgttagataaggacctgcctgaaaacgctgcgcatactagtggctttacaagattgtaaatactgtactattcaatgtattctcacaaccccaatgtacctacttgtatatatataaataaaataaaataaaatattgtgatgggtcagtagctagggatgggaaggcaggatgcagtatgccaaactgaattcgtgcgccccttgagggacttgaagtagagggatagggatcacaggataagtatgggttgcacaaactactggtaacaggatgagtatgggttgcacaattaattactacaaagtggttgagtatggggtgcacgtaaatgaagactcccaagaagcaaatcagagatcagcccaagcttcatcttgaggcaaagctcatgccttaagccatattgatgctctgtccacagagcattctctctctcaaatcataatagtacactaatggttccctacaccacccctcaggtgcagctgcagcaggcttgggtgacatgatgactatggggtgcacaataaactaacactcacagaatgagtatgggctgcacaataagctacctctcacaagattagtaataaagaaacattaattttttgggtagggtgactgaaactcatcctggggtaaaaatgtttatttaaatttattatagttaaatgaatttagtaaattattccatatattgtattataagtgaattgacactaaactataaatgatactaataaggttttaaaaatgaaaaacagtaaaaatccttcatgtaagatatggaagttgaaaagtaaattaactgtaaactaaattataaactgtagacataatataaagtattataagtaaaatacctataaactaccaaataatgtgtaaggaaccatttctattgtttgtccttttttacctgtttcctcaggtattttaaaattcccattccgttgttactacactgttttcctggtgtagttccctgtggttcaaattttactacttgtacttcttgctgtttctgaaggattgctaatggtagcccttgttgcaccggcggaactttttgtaaatgttccacctgcggaactttttgtaattgttgaatttcttgcacctgcggtactttttggactttatgcacctgctgcacttgtagctcgtcaggatttttttccagggcattatcgctatcaccttctgatcctaatgtaagtttatctgcatcaagcttccttgtgcgtgctggaaaaaaaaataaaaataaaaaataaaaaaattttgaaatggaagatcctgtgtaacaaatttaatcagttactatgatcgagccgcagaaattttacaggaaagatatggttgggttgactgcatctatctggacctaaaagaggcattcaatagaattccacataagagtttgttctggaaactggaacatattggaggggtgacaggtaagcttctaacatggattaaaaaatttcaaactgatagaaaaatgagggcagtaatcagaggcaatgtattggactggagaaatgtcacgagtggagtaccacagggtttagttctggcattcatggataaataataaataaattgttcatgatttttttagacaaaagctagaatatgcagcagttgtatggtgcccatatcttaagaagtacatgtacaaacttgaaatgatacaaagacgtcatgggtgtcataggggcaccagcacactggtttgctaaagggcccttaatgctgtcgagaccttatgggcccttggacccattacgttaagacatagtgctgtattgggccacacactttttgccatatacatcaacgacagagatgattgaattgaaattatatatatatatatatatatatatatatatatatatatatatatatatatatatatatatatatatatatatatatatatatatacatatatatatatatatatatatatatatatatatacatatgtatatatatatatatatacatatgtatatatatatatatatatacatatgtatatatatatatatatatgagagaaaataataggtggtgatatatttatatattatgtgaactacttacacaaaaagaagttagtggtgaagatcttcttgtcctcttcttgTATTACGTTGTTTGGTAGGATACCATGCGTCACCCGTGCTGGTCCTTTCTTGTAATAGATAACGATTGATTCATACCCACAGCCACGCAGATATGTTAgctgaaaagcaaataatatttaaacaataacactatctgggaaaatgcaacaaaataaatgtttgaagcatagctgggcatgtgcaatagaacccataatagaatcacaataccagaaataaatatctttgatatcccagagtcaaagttattctgtgtaaatactctatgcaaataaagggaccttgtctatggaactaacttgctaacaaatttaaaaactgtccaacttctgccattttaaaaaataaaaccaaaaagtacctaaatttttcttgatagtttcctaactagtgtattaaactcgcactgtatcttatgaaatccaatgccagaatatatgtgcctaaaccatacaacttttccattgtaatcattgctatcaccttatatcatgattgttatattgaatgcatatcttactatattataccttgaaatattcctcaaattatgctacaatttatatgttgataaccctcaaattttactttaatgtacatagtaatctttgtgatactttcttacaatgtaccagccaattttttccatttaagctttaaattgcctatttaaaattatctgttagattaaggacctgccaaaaacactatgtgtgctagtggctttacaagaatgtaaaaacatcaattctatgtactctcataatcccagtgtgctatcttgtatataaataaataaacaaatagtatgtaagtactgtacagcattattcatgttgattctataccttatcaagcaagttcagcataagaagaatacaaatgaatacaacagatgtagacaaacttcaatacctgattttcaatccttcgtagaacccggcttgctttatttcgttctaaagccttcttgcctttaagtagaaaacgggcttcctcttctttcttcattaattctctactgtttcggaagtcacactggcagaacttgcaaacattgcttcggacatgcacacattgtttgcagtttgtgcatctcctcaagaattttccctgaagacctgaaggaaatagtttctaataaaatacttatattcaaatgacctatgctgcaaaaattataagttaaattgttgttaaaatgtactacagtaattaaatatattatttaaattatgaaataatctacattaacactagtgagagcaatgttaaaattttaggactgcatctggaaataactttaattttggatgtgattaaccatgctgtaactcgtataacaaaactgagaggagttgaatccaacagcctgattgaccaggctgttaatttcaagcgaatactatattattggaagaaaaaaaaattatatatatatatatatatatatatatatatatatattatatatatatatatatatatatatatatatatatatatatatatatatatatataatcaatattgtaactttttttgtgtaatgacgttttcaaataaagttagataaatatacacacataccaaaagaataagggtggtaggagaagaaaatatgaaagtgttcagtgaggatccacaaggtcttctctgagtactctttattttcttctccgaggctatgggtccctacacttgcaccagaggtggtacccctcatatatatatatattatatatatatatatattatataatatatatatatatatatatatatatgatatatatatatatatatatatatatatatatatatatatatgtcgtacctagtagcccgaacgcacttctcagcctactatggcaaggcccgatttgcctaataagccaagttttatgaattaattgtttttcgactacctaacctacctaagctaacctaacctaacttttcggctacctaacctaacctaacctataaatataggttaggttaggttaggtagggttggttaggttcggccatatatctacgttaattttaactccaataaaaaaaattgacctcatacataatgaaatgggtagctttatcatttcatcagaaaacaaattagagaaaatatactgtcaggaaaacttggcttattatgcaaaatcgggccttgcatagtaagccgagtacgacgttctggctactaggtacaacatatatatatatatatatatatatatatatatatacatacatacatacatacatacatacatacacacatacatatatatatatatatatatatgacagtgtcagattcagtttactacagtttagtaatttcttaccatttgatgtactaggtagatcaatgtttggtgaagttttatagctggagctggaagatcctgtcgagatgacttcttcaaagagaatagcttcaacacacattgtgtcttgagtctaccagtacttggcctacagttaccagatctgatttacagaaactagtgaactatggagataagattgttaataatatactttttttgagattcatatgacttgcagcttaaaaaccaaccttattttaaaatagtacactaaagtacatagcaaattgcgaaattcgtagttttttactactttaaagctaaattctcaagctttgaaaataagcacaatttgctatttaagcggaatctggcaactctgatttagcatgtaaacattgacttgcattcacaatgtagttatttatttttcaacaatttaaaacgagttatgaaaatacacacattggtacattattgcaaaaggcactatactatatatatatatatataaattgttgcaagtcgagcaacaaatattttacattgaacaacaaatgagattgaaaagcagtattgccaaaatagaccccagacacaccctgtgggtagtaatggaccccataccgaccctatgaggggtagtggacccatataacactatgggcgatagtggacactatacaaacactatgggcggtagttgacttcatagagaccctgtgggcggtaagggaccccctatcgaccctgtgggcggcagtggaccccctatcggtcctgtgggcggcagtggaccccctaccgaccctgtggcggcagtggacccctaccgaacgtgtgggcggcagtggaccccctaccgaccctgtgggcggcagtggaccccctatcgatcctgtgggcggtagtggaccccccccatatcgaccctgtgggcggcagtggaccccctatcgatcctgtgggcggcagtggaccccctaccgacccagtgggtggcagtggaccccctgccgaccctgtgggcggtagtgacccctaccgaccctgtggacggtagttgacttcatagcgacccagtgggcggtagtggaccccataccgaccctgtgggtggcgggtggaccccataccgactctgtgggcggcagtgaaccctatatactaatcctgtgggcgatactgtaccctatagtcatcctgtgggggcaatggatgccatacatatccagtgggtgttattgtaccccatacttattctgtgggtggttggagccccatacccatcctgtgggttatagtggaccccatactcatcctgtgggtggtattggaccccatacctatcctgtgggtggttgtgagcccatacccatcctgtcggtggtagtggacgcaatacacatccagtggatggtattggatcccatacccttcctgtgggtggaagtgatccccataccattcctgtgggtggatgtgacccccatactcatcctgcgggtgttattggaccccttacccacctaacaggtggtagtggaccctatactaatcctatagtttccaataatccacaccataccatcctgtttgcagtagtttaccctatatacattccaacataacatcgttttctgttagcgttcctacaaaacattctttaaagatttctaaagcacaaactatggtatataatattgattggtgaagcacttattctatgtaataatttattgtgcttattataatttactaagaacaactaatatttctcaaaacaaaactacgagccttcaataggatgtagctgatctgtaatattataagagcatggacaatagtaggtgaatttcacaacccatgtgggacctgaaaactacaattttcgttataattgaaccaatcacgactattcagctatctacgttgatggacgagtactgtgagacgtaaattggtacgtgaggaaagagtttgagccttggtaaaaaagttaactgggaatatatcacatatgtactaaatcacattccacatattgactttaagcactagtcatatatgtactgtcttgtgtgagaacgggttgttttatcgtatatttaatgagtttttaccaataaactggaaattcacaaaaacgtggaaaaacagcaaattattgcctaattcgatgatattttgtttatatcacataaaggaaaagggggatgataaacgtcaaaatattactaaattcgatgatttttagtacgaaagaaaatgcaagaaaacttgcttaaaatgcaatattttgcgaaattctgagatttgaaggccaaatcacatatcgtgatactacatgaagtagtatcgaaatattggtaaaaatgaatatatttacgtaatatcaaactacatgaaaaacgtgaaaaaagtcactattaaaccaaatttaaggattttaacttcgaaccataaagcgaggtttcgtattattattattgcagtctccgtggtgtagtggtaagacactcgcctggcgttccgcgagcgctatgtcatgggttcgtatcctggccggggaggatttactgggcgcaaatccttaactgtagcctctgtttaacgcaacagtaaaatgtgtacttggatgaaaaaacgattcttcgcggcaggggatcgtattccagggaccgtaggattaaggacttgcccgaaacgctatgcgtactagtggctgtacaagaatgtaacaactcttgtatatatctcaaaaaaaaaaaaaaaaaaaaaaaaaaattagatccaagaaaagacatatgacaatgttgtttccaatacaaatgataaaaatcaatgtgttttcattagaatgaactaaaatgttattgattttccgtttatattaccgacggaagatgtacacgtaaaaccgcacaattccggctgaaacgtcgatatatgcaataaaaaccgaaattctcctctttttaatatcttactcagtatttcaacgagaaacaaatagatgattgaaaatgaagtatttaaggttattatctaatcaattttgtgtttgtatcatttttatcgtatatttaatgaattaataccaataaattggaaattcacaaaaacgtggaaaaacagcaaaatattgcctaattcgatgatattttgtttatatcacataaaggaaaaggaggatgataaacgtcaaaatactgctaaattcggtgatgtttagtacgaaacaaaatggaagaaaacttgcttaaaatgcaatattatgcgaaattctgagatttgaaggccaaatcacatatcgtgataatacatgaaatagtatcaaaatattggtataaatgaatatagttacgtaatgtcaaactacatgaaaaacgtgaaaaaagtcactattaaaccaaatttaaggattttaacttcgaactataaagcgaggtttcgtattatttagatccaagaaaagacatatgacaatgttgtttccaatacaaatgataaaaatcaatgtgttttcattagaatgaactaaaatgttcctgatattccgtttatattaccgatggaagatgtacacgtaaaaccgctctattccgactgaaacgtcgatgtatgcaataaaattcgaactt
This DNA window, taken from Procambarus clarkii isolate CNS0578487 chromosome 7, FALCON_Pclarkii_2.0, whole genome shotgun sequence, encodes the following:
- the LOC138358258 gene encoding uncharacterized protein, which gives rise to MCVEAILFEEVISTGSSSSSYKTSPNIDLPSTSNGLQGKFLRRCTNCKQCVHVRSNVCKFCQCDFRNSRELMKKEEEARFLLKGKKALERNKASRVLRRIENQLTYLRGCGYESIVIYYKKGPARVTHGILPNNVIQEEDKKIFTTNFFLSRTRKLDADKLTLGSEGDSDNALEKNPDELQVQQVHKVQKVPQVQEIQQLQKVPQVEHLQKVPPVQQGLPLAILQKQQEVQVVKFEPQGTTPGKQCSNNGMGILKYLRKQVKKDKQ